Proteins encoded together in one Planctopirus ephydatiae window:
- a CDS encoding DUF971 domain-containing protein, with amino-acid sequence MEALSLERVANTGETLELVWADGLVQHITWSDLRRKCPCAVCQVEREKPTPIEPVKPANLLAVIDRAETLPIRPTSFRAVGNYAYAISFSDGHSSGIYSLSTLRQIGN; translated from the coding sequence ATGGAAGCTTTGTCGTTGGAGCGGGTGGCCAATACCGGAGAGACTCTGGAACTCGTCTGGGCTGATGGGTTGGTGCAGCACATCACCTGGAGCGACCTTCGCCGAAAATGTCCCTGCGCTGTCTGTCAGGTCGAGCGGGAAAAGCCCACGCCTATCGAACCGGTCAAACCTGCGAATCTGTTGGCCGTGATTGATCGAGCGGAAACACTCCCCATCAGACCCACCTCGTTTCGTGCCGTTGGCAACTACGCCTACGCCATTTCCTTCAGCGATGGCCATTCCTCAGGGATCTATTCTCTCTCCACACTCCGGCAGATCGGCAACTAG
- a CDS encoding sulfatase: MMRFIAFLFAICLIVGTSRADDKSSKPNVLLIFIDDLGKTDIGVEGSSFYETPRIDALAKSGARFTQFYSAHPVCSPTRAALMTGKMPQRLGITDWIRPESDVALPQSEITIGQAFQEAGYHTAYLGKWHLGHKPQQHPAARGFDWTKGVNHGGQPSSYYFPYKNPQKPDAPNNVPDFEDRQPEDYLTDVLTSAAIEHLQQRDRQRPFFMCLAHYAVHTPIQPPKNLVEKYQVKLARQKNQESSSEGIQEGSAISRRQQDDPAYAAMVENLDTQVGRLLDELKTQGILEQTIVVFTSDNGGLCTLNGKSPGPTCNLPLRAGKGWTYEGGVRIPTYISWPGKISPQVLDIPAYTCDIYPTLLSLCQIPPRPTQHVDGITLAGLLTKSSSSPESERTLVWYYPHTHGSGHKPSAAIRQGPWKLIHFLETDRIELYHLEDDPGESRNLASKHPERALQLQKELQRIIASSS, translated from the coding sequence ATGATGCGTTTTATTGCGTTTCTGTTCGCTATCTGCCTGATTGTCGGTACCTCCCGTGCCGATGACAAATCATCAAAGCCCAACGTTCTGCTGATCTTCATCGACGATCTCGGCAAGACCGATATTGGAGTGGAAGGTTCTTCGTTTTACGAAACACCGCGCATCGATGCTCTCGCAAAATCCGGGGCACGCTTCACACAGTTTTACTCGGCACATCCTGTTTGCTCGCCAACTCGGGCCGCTTTGATGACTGGCAAAATGCCGCAGCGTCTGGGGATTACCGACTGGATTCGCCCGGAGAGCGATGTCGCTCTGCCGCAATCAGAAATCACTATCGGGCAGGCTTTTCAGGAAGCTGGCTATCACACCGCGTACCTTGGCAAATGGCACCTCGGGCACAAACCACAACAGCATCCTGCAGCCCGAGGCTTCGATTGGACGAAAGGCGTCAATCACGGCGGCCAGCCCTCCAGCTATTACTTCCCGTACAAGAATCCCCAGAAACCCGATGCGCCGAATAACGTCCCCGATTTCGAAGATCGCCAGCCGGAGGACTATCTGACTGATGTGCTGACCTCCGCTGCGATTGAGCATCTGCAGCAGCGCGATCGCCAGCGCCCCTTTTTCATGTGCCTGGCCCATTACGCTGTCCATACGCCCATTCAACCACCCAAAAACCTGGTCGAAAAGTATCAGGTCAAACTGGCCAGGCAGAAGAATCAAGAGTCTTCAAGCGAGGGAATACAAGAAGGTTCGGCCATCTCCCGCCGCCAGCAGGATGATCCCGCATACGCAGCCATGGTCGAGAATCTCGATACGCAGGTGGGCCGTCTGCTCGATGAGCTCAAAACTCAAGGAATTCTGGAGCAGACCATTGTCGTCTTCACTTCCGATAACGGCGGTTTGTGTACCTTAAATGGCAAATCGCCAGGGCCGACCTGCAATCTTCCGTTGCGAGCCGGCAAAGGCTGGACTTACGAAGGGGGCGTTCGCATTCCCACGTACATTTCGTGGCCCGGGAAGATCTCGCCTCAGGTACTCGATATCCCAGCTTACACTTGTGATATTTATCCGACACTTTTAAGCCTGTGCCAGATACCACCCAGGCCCACTCAGCATGTCGATGGAATCACACTCGCCGGTTTGCTCACGAAGTCGTCAAGTTCGCCAGAGAGCGAACGAACTCTCGTCTGGTATTACCCTCATACGCACGGCTCAGGCCACAAACCCTCAGCCGCCATTCGACAAGGCCCCTGGAAGCTGATTCATTTTCTCGAAACAGACCGTATTGAACTCTACCATCTCGAAGACGATCCTGGCGAAAGTCGCAACCTCGCATCGAAGCATCCTGAACGAGCCCTCCAGCTTCAGAAAGAGTTGCAGAGAATCATCGCATCTTCCAGTTAA
- a CDS encoding arylsulfatase produces the protein MPIPKNFALLLALMIFISLRQQVHAQEPVPKTGSQRPPNLIWIMADDLGYGELGCYGQKVIATPHIDQMAREGMRFTQFYAGATVCAPSRSVLMTGQHHGHTRVRGNAGDKNPAAQALREHDITVARVLQQAGYHTALVGKWGLGDQGAASTGIPAKQGFDEFYGYLNQVHAHNHYPDFLWRNESRVTLPNKVVPVGQKGGGYAIEPLAFSDDLFADEAVRYVETHQERPFFLYWSMVVPHANNERNSALKNGTEVPDLGDYARQDWPAADQGHAAMITRMDSYVGRLLKVLKENDLAENTLVIFTSDNGPHNESNHNLSRFQPSGPYSGIKRSLTDGGIRVPFIAWWPGRIAPNSTSGHVGYFGDWMATAADLAGTKPPPNCDSISLVPTLMGQPEKQQSHEFLYWEFHEGGFRQAALHQGRWKGIRQGGPDQPLRLYDLQQDPAEKVNVAAEHPEIVAKISAYLATARTDSVDWPIIWQQGGKKGK, from the coding sequence ATGCCCATCCCCAAGAATTTCGCGTTATTACTGGCATTGATGATCTTCATCTCCCTCAGGCAGCAGGTGCATGCCCAGGAACCTGTGCCCAAAACGGGCAGCCAACGCCCACCCAATCTCATCTGGATCATGGCCGATGATCTCGGCTATGGCGAACTCGGCTGCTATGGGCAGAAAGTCATTGCCACGCCTCATATCGATCAGATGGCGCGGGAAGGGATGCGCTTCACACAGTTCTATGCCGGTGCGACTGTCTGTGCCCCATCACGCAGTGTGCTCATGACTGGCCAACACCATGGACACACCCGTGTCCGCGGCAATGCGGGAGACAAAAACCCAGCCGCCCAGGCCCTGCGAGAGCACGATATCACCGTGGCCAGAGTTCTTCAGCAGGCGGGCTATCACACGGCACTCGTAGGCAAATGGGGGCTCGGCGATCAAGGGGCAGCCTCGACCGGAATTCCCGCAAAACAAGGCTTCGATGAGTTCTACGGATATCTCAATCAGGTGCATGCCCACAATCATTACCCCGATTTTCTCTGGAGGAATGAATCACGCGTCACCTTGCCCAACAAGGTTGTTCCCGTGGGTCAGAAGGGTGGGGGATATGCGATCGAGCCTCTCGCCTTCAGTGATGATCTCTTCGCTGATGAAGCCGTCCGTTATGTGGAAACTCATCAGGAGAGGCCATTTTTTCTCTACTGGAGCATGGTGGTTCCTCATGCCAACAACGAACGCAACAGCGCGTTGAAAAATGGCACGGAAGTCCCCGATCTCGGCGACTACGCCAGACAGGATTGGCCAGCCGCCGATCAAGGCCATGCCGCCATGATCACCCGGATGGATAGCTATGTGGGCCGCCTTCTCAAGGTTCTTAAGGAGAACGACCTCGCTGAGAACACATTGGTCATCTTCACCAGCGATAATGGCCCGCATAACGAAAGCAATCACAACCTGAGCCGCTTCCAGCCCAGTGGGCCATACAGCGGTATCAAACGCAGCCTGACGGATGGTGGGATTCGCGTCCCTTTTATTGCGTGGTGGCCAGGAAGGATTGCTCCCAATTCCACCAGCGGTCACGTGGGCTATTTTGGCGATTGGATGGCGACTGCCGCCGACCTGGCGGGCACTAAGCCGCCACCCAACTGTGATTCCATCAGTCTGGTTCCCACGCTCATGGGCCAGCCCGAAAAGCAGCAGTCGCATGAATTTCTTTATTGGGAGTTCCATGAAGGAGGCTTCCGCCAGGCAGCCCTCCATCAAGGTCGCTGGAAAGGAATTCGCCAAGGTGGCCCGGATCAACCCCTGCGTCTGTACGATCTGCAGCAAGATCCTGCGGAAAAGGTCAACGTCGCTGCCGAGCATCCCGAAATCGTTGCGAAAATCTCCGCCTATTTGGCAACAGCCCGCACGGACTCTGTCGACTGGCCGATCATCTGGCAGCAGGGGGGCAAGAAGGGGAAATAG
- a CDS encoding YHYH protein: MLRSLHALVISFFVAGWFAAADTSAGELPTDLKPLGGHWFLKTTPKSDKASSDRPIYFYRDGEQFVDLFSYHTKDSNQDGIDNLRLSHDENFLIIESQGYPNHPTAIFPNSGNPNSIRVQSFKFRLPLRPKLAESITRLPRGPIGMALNGVVFFNPFEMEGQNAVAGYSEVWLDSCCGHPQQTGVYHYHKYPTCVKSPFRENGKQHSPIIGFAWDGFPVYGPFESAGVKAMDLQGGQALDVCNGHTDELRGYHYHATPGRFPYILGGYAGVVETSNSRDLRRPQQGAIEDNTQPGTRMEDVLVSVRPGTASRGKTHQIQLVLKPENARRRFPDGTPSWVQVGPYEAGKITRQGNLVTADFAIPEDAAVDILLDVHVEFGGNRNPMAFKRNEAFRVVD, translated from the coding sequence ATGTTGCGATCTCTTCACGCCTTGGTGATCTCGTTCTTTGTGGCTGGCTGGTTTGCTGCTGCCGATACCTCAGCTGGTGAGCTGCCGACTGATCTTAAGCCCCTTGGTGGTCACTGGTTTCTCAAAACCACTCCCAAATCTGATAAGGCAAGTTCCGACAGGCCCATCTATTTCTATCGTGATGGTGAGCAATTTGTGGACTTGTTTTCCTATCACACGAAAGATTCCAATCAGGATGGCATCGATAATCTTCGCCTGAGCCACGACGAAAATTTTCTGATCATCGAGAGCCAGGGATATCCCAATCATCCCACAGCGATCTTCCCGAATTCAGGCAACCCGAACTCGATCCGAGTCCAATCGTTCAAGTTCCGCCTGCCTCTCCGGCCCAAGCTGGCAGAGAGCATCACTCGCTTGCCTCGCGGCCCCATCGGGATGGCTCTCAATGGCGTCGTTTTCTTTAACCCCTTCGAAATGGAAGGCCAGAACGCTGTGGCTGGCTATTCGGAGGTATGGCTCGATTCCTGTTGTGGCCACCCTCAGCAAACGGGTGTCTACCATTATCATAAGTATCCCACATGCGTAAAAAGCCCTTTCCGTGAAAATGGAAAGCAGCATTCACCGATCATTGGGTTTGCGTGGGATGGCTTCCCGGTCTATGGCCCGTTCGAATCTGCCGGAGTGAAGGCCATGGATCTCCAGGGCGGGCAGGCACTCGATGTCTGCAATGGTCATACCGATGAGCTTCGCGGATACCACTATCACGCGACGCCAGGCCGTTTCCCTTACATCCTGGGGGGATATGCCGGTGTGGTGGAAACCAGCAACAGCCGTGATCTCAGGCGGCCGCAGCAGGGGGCCATCGAAGACAATACTCAACCAGGAACTCGCATGGAGGATGTCCTCGTGTCTGTCAGGCCAGGAACTGCCTCGCGAGGGAAAACACATCAGATCCAGTTGGTTCTGAAGCCCGAAAACGCCCGCCGCCGGTTCCCCGACGGTACTCCTTCATGGGTGCAAGTGGGCCCGTATGAAGCGGGGAAGATCACGCGGCAAGGGAATCTCGTGACTGCCGACTTCGCAATCCCTGAAGACGCTGCG
- a CDS encoding alpha/beta hydrolase, with product MGLYREIRRAVRLTIRHLPLIGHRSTSSHQPPKSKRPRIYEWMLFYPVKYPVGRWNPQGLVKQDVWIESKDGTKLHAWYCPCENPRAVILITHGNAGNVAYRTEWLTILQQQFRVTTLIIDYRGYGRSEGVPTIEGVIEDSQAARRRVAELAGVNEADVVLMGESLGGAIAIQLARMMTPRALIVQSSFRSLQNVAWQNYGPLAWVIPASKLNSWRAIGEIHCPILISHGAQDRLIRWKSIRKLVARAHAQARFILLDEVGHNDWITARYLATLEEFFSALERTGAKPAPSSYADAL from the coding sequence ATGGGACTTTACCGCGAGATCAGGCGAGCGGTACGGCTGACAATTCGACATCTTCCGCTGATTGGTCATCGCTCGACGTCCTCTCATCAACCGCCAAAATCGAAGCGGCCGCGAATTTACGAATGGATGCTGTTTTATCCGGTGAAGTATCCGGTAGGCCGCTGGAATCCCCAAGGGCTTGTGAAGCAGGATGTGTGGATTGAATCGAAAGATGGTACGAAGCTGCATGCGTGGTACTGCCCCTGTGAGAACCCGCGAGCGGTGATCCTGATCACCCATGGGAATGCGGGAAACGTTGCTTATCGCACAGAATGGCTGACGATTCTGCAGCAACAGTTTCGAGTGACCACACTGATAATTGATTATCGTGGATATGGCCGCAGTGAAGGTGTGCCGACCATTGAAGGTGTGATTGAAGACAGTCAAGCGGCTCGCAGGCGCGTGGCGGAACTGGCTGGTGTGAATGAAGCTGATGTGGTGCTGATGGGTGAGTCTCTGGGTGGTGCGATTGCGATTCAACTGGCACGCATGATGACTCCACGGGCGTTGATCGTGCAGAGTTCATTTCGCTCGTTACAGAATGTGGCGTGGCAAAATTATGGCCCACTGGCCTGGGTGATCCCGGCATCCAAACTCAACTCGTGGCGAGCGATTGGCGAGATTCACTGCCCGATCCTGATCAGCCATGGAGCTCAAGATCGACTGATTCGCTGGAAATCGATCCGGAAACTGGTGGCGAGAGCTCACGCTCAAGCCCGGTTTATTCTGCTGGACGAAGTGGGACACAACGACTGGATCACGGCACGTTATCTGGCAACTTTGGAAGAGTTTTTCAGTGCTCTCGAAAGGACCGGAGCCAAGCCTGCTCCCAGTTCCTACGCGGATGCACTGTGA
- a CDS encoding helix-turn-helix transcriptional regulator: MKPILDPGDREFLERMQPLGAVTIQDLCDSVKVTQTAVRQRLNRLLSGGWILRQTVKAHRGRPYHSYTVSPAGLRELGDNYADLAQILWRELRNIPDASIRKILEGRIRDALVEQYSKSVNAPELRDRMQQLAALLESSGFSVHAVDVTTDGSRSLPVLRENNCPYHELAASDESICDLEQQVFERVLGVPLTMTHRCRNGDGHCEFHPIEAYPVPTAMVETSVREDVRCGNSDVAVRSDAAVLALQSRNAVEATS, encoded by the coding sequence ATGAAACCAATACTGGATCCCGGGGACCGTGAGTTCCTTGAGCGGATGCAGCCTTTGGGTGCCGTCACCATTCAGGATTTATGTGACTCGGTCAAAGTCACGCAGACCGCTGTGCGTCAACGCTTGAACCGGCTGCTTTCTGGTGGCTGGATTCTGCGGCAGACAGTCAAGGCGCATCGCGGCCGACCCTATCATTCTTACACGGTTTCCCCCGCTGGTTTGAGAGAACTGGGGGATAACTACGCAGATCTGGCTCAGATTCTGTGGCGGGAACTGCGAAATATCCCTGATGCAAGTATTCGCAAAATTCTCGAAGGTCGCATCCGAGACGCACTGGTTGAGCAATACTCGAAATCGGTCAATGCTCCCGAATTGCGAGATCGGATGCAGCAACTGGCGGCACTTCTGGAGAGTAGCGGATTCAGTGTTCATGCGGTTGATGTGACCACTGACGGTTCAAGAAGTCTGCCTGTGCTGCGAGAAAACAACTGCCCCTATCATGAACTGGCGGCGAGCGACGAATCGATCTGCGATCTGGAACAGCAGGTCTTTGAGAGAGTTCTTGGCGTGCCGCTGACGATGACTCATCGATGCCGCAATGGCGATGGTCACTGTGAGTTCCATCCGATCGAGGCCTATCCAGTTCCAACAGCGATGGTGGAAACATCTGTTCGAGAGGATGTTCGCTGCGGAAATTCTGATGTCGCAGTCCGGTCTGATGCGGCAGTTCTGGCATTACAGAGTCGTAATGCGGTGGAGGCGACATCATGA
- a CDS encoding Hint domain-containing protein, with the protein MTRVITGLALVLAIVCSPSANSQEPAAQDAKRTIELMTDRIGVLGMPLPESQQPVYKVLLNALIDGTGQGSGTLTLDCTPAAPFDEFGFEIALPETKEIKLDCKVRFIKKVVKQYSGHIRPGGQEEDAKPFEVEWQLYSITGPKITSALSVSIQSGLYVQTGRLLIHSGDGQVKHMLPLHMQPQPEPCHPGCFPRGTQVRVAKGTVAIEGLRPGDKVVTIDKDGQQVMKSIEKIFITRNRLIEIRTTGGNLITTITQPLALAAGGFREAGQLRQGEQILRWEGNQQLTVTINEVTAPMREEQVFNLVLGPPTTFIANHFLARSKPPVGEAVP; encoded by the coding sequence ATGACGCGAGTAATCACCGGGCTGGCCCTAGTGCTGGCCATCGTTTGTTCCCCGAGTGCCAACTCCCAGGAACCTGCTGCTCAAGACGCGAAGCGAACCATCGAGTTGATGACTGATCGAATCGGTGTGCTGGGAATGCCACTTCCGGAGAGTCAGCAACCCGTTTACAAAGTTTTACTCAACGCGTTGATTGATGGGACAGGTCAAGGGAGTGGGACGTTGACTCTGGACTGCACTCCAGCCGCCCCTTTTGACGAGTTTGGCTTTGAGATTGCCTTGCCCGAAACGAAAGAGATCAAGCTCGATTGCAAAGTTCGGTTCATCAAGAAAGTCGTTAAGCAGTACTCAGGTCACATCAGGCCGGGAGGCCAAGAAGAGGATGCCAAACCTTTTGAGGTGGAGTGGCAACTTTATTCGATCACAGGCCCGAAAATCACCAGCGCCTTATCGGTCAGCATCCAGTCGGGGCTTTATGTCCAGACGGGCCGGCTGCTGATCCATAGTGGCGACGGACAGGTTAAACATATGCTGCCACTGCATATGCAACCGCAGCCTGAGCCTTGTCATCCGGGGTGTTTCCCCAGAGGGACTCAAGTCCGCGTGGCTAAGGGGACAGTCGCTATTGAAGGATTAAGACCCGGGGATAAGGTTGTGACGATTGACAAAGATGGTCAACAAGTCATGAAGTCTATTGAGAAAATATTTATTACGAGGAATCGACTCATCGAAATACGTACAACAGGTGGCAACCTGATCACAACCATCACGCAGCCACTGGCATTGGCAGCAGGTGGATTTCGAGAAGCGGGTCAACTTCGCCAAGGAGAGCAAATTTTGCGGTGGGAAGGGAATCAACAACTCACCGTAACGATCAATGAAGTCACAGCCCCGATGCGAGAAGAACAGGTTTTTAATCTGGTGCTGGGGCCACCAACGACGTTTATTGCGAATCATTTTCTGGCACGCAGTAAGCCACCAGTTGGAGAGGCTGTGCCATAA
- a CDS encoding NADH-quinone oxidoreductase subunit B: protein MNREQTSPSAAGIDFNNASLPSAGSPWIEGRFEENLIVTTLEQAMNWGQLSSVWPLTFGIACCAMEMMATGMSKYDLDRFGSGAFRATPRQADLMIVAGTVTYKMASRIRRLYDQMPDPKYVIAMGACTIGGGPYFKYGYHVVKGVDLVVPVDVYIPGCPPRPEALLEGVMRIQDKIRARKLGRNMVSQLPVPHRSGYGKLAPVVSIPSVTAPVISNNTPEVVYT, encoded by the coding sequence ATGAATCGCGAACAAACATCGCCCTCTGCTGCGGGTATCGACTTCAATAACGCTTCGCTTCCGAGTGCTGGCAGCCCGTGGATTGAAGGCCGATTTGAAGAGAATCTGATTGTCACCACCCTTGAACAAGCTATGAACTGGGGTCAGCTTTCGAGTGTCTGGCCACTGACTTTCGGGATTGCCTGCTGTGCCATGGAAATGATGGCCACGGGGATGAGCAAATACGATCTGGATCGATTTGGCTCGGGAGCATTTCGTGCCACGCCCCGGCAAGCCGATCTGATGATTGTCGCGGGGACGGTTACTTACAAGATGGCCAGTCGAATCAGGCGGCTGTATGACCAGATGCCAGATCCGAAATACGTGATTGCGATGGGTGCCTGCACCATTGGTGGTGGGCCTTATTTCAAATACGGCTACCATGTGGTGAAAGGTGTGGATCTGGTGGTTCCGGTGGATGTCTACATTCCCGGTTGCCCACCTCGCCCCGAAGCCTTACTCGAAGGTGTGATGCGGATTCAGGATAAAATTCGTGCCCGAAAGCTGGGCCGCAATATGGTGTCTCAACTCCCTGTTCCCCATCGTTCGGGATATGGGAAGCTGGCCCCTGTGGTCTCGATTCCGTCGGTGACTGCGCCAGTGATCAGCAACAATACACCTGAGGTTGTCTACACATAA
- a CDS encoding 3-keto-disaccharide hydrolase, with product MMWQRWVCWTGMLCGVFAWCGGNLSTAHAAEPVSLFDGKSFAEWEGDTAKTWRVVDGVIVGGSLKEKVPRNEFLASKKSYGNFELRLKYKLEGEEGFVNGGVQIRSERIPDHHEMIGYQADIGQGYDGALYDESRRNKMLAKPTAEVLAKSLKKGEWNDYRIRCEGPRIRLWLNGVETIDYTEEDAKIPLAGRLALQIHGGGVAEIRFKDIFIEELP from the coding sequence ATGATGTGGCAACGATGGGTTTGTTGGACGGGAATGCTCTGCGGAGTTTTTGCCTGGTGCGGAGGAAATTTATCAACAGCCCATGCGGCTGAACCGGTCTCATTGTTTGATGGGAAATCGTTCGCAGAGTGGGAAGGTGATACGGCGAAAACATGGCGGGTGGTCGATGGCGTGATTGTGGGAGGTTCGCTCAAAGAAAAGGTTCCCCGTAACGAGTTTCTGGCCTCGAAAAAGAGCTACGGCAACTTTGAACTGCGATTGAAGTACAAACTTGAAGGTGAAGAAGGATTCGTGAATGGGGGTGTCCAGATTCGTTCGGAGCGTATTCCGGATCACCACGAAATGATTGGCTATCAGGCCGATATTGGCCAGGGATATGACGGGGCACTTTATGACGAGAGTCGGCGGAACAAAATGCTGGCTAAGCCGACGGCTGAAGTTCTGGCCAAATCATTGAAGAAAGGCGAATGGAACGATTACCGCATCCGGTGTGAAGGCCCGCGGATTCGTTTATGGCTCAATGGTGTCGAAACGATCGACTACACCGAAGAAGATGCCAAGATTCCACTTGCGGGACGATTGGCACTGCAGATTCACGGTGGCGGCGTGGCGGAGATTCGCTTTAAGGACATTTTCATCGAAGAGTTGCCTTAA
- the sufC gene encoding Fe-S cluster assembly ATPase SufC, which yields MVASLKIQDLHVSVEGLPILRGVSLEVRQGEIHALMGPNGSGKSTLAYTLVGHPKYEITQGSIEIDGKPLNELDACERARLGLFLAFQYPIVIPGVKVADFLRHAITNIRNPDRKEGEGLIPMREFRKELKAMMDELGMDSEFARRYLNEGFSGGEKKRMEILQLAMLKPRFAVLDETDSGLDSDAVRVVSEGLRKLSGPQMGVLIITHHERLLEYNVPQFTHVMLAGKIVETGDASLARELHNEGYSKVRLRHPEEAAEEAARASGRSSEANRTAEPASV from the coding sequence ATGGTTGCCTCGCTCAAGATTCAAGACCTGCATGTTTCGGTGGAAGGACTCCCTATTCTTCGCGGCGTGAGCCTCGAAGTTCGCCAGGGTGAAATCCATGCTCTGATGGGACCGAACGGCTCGGGCAAAAGCACACTGGCTTATACGCTGGTGGGTCATCCCAAGTATGAAATTACACAGGGTTCGATTGAGATCGATGGCAAGCCTCTCAACGAGCTGGATGCCTGCGAGCGAGCCCGACTGGGATTGTTTCTGGCATTCCAGTATCCGATTGTGATTCCGGGCGTGAAAGTGGCTGACTTTCTGCGTCACGCGATTACGAACATCCGTAATCCTGATCGCAAAGAAGGTGAAGGACTCATCCCGATGCGGGAGTTCCGCAAGGAACTCAAGGCGATGATGGATGAGTTGGGTATGGATAGCGAATTTGCCCGCAGATACCTCAATGAAGGTTTCTCGGGTGGTGAAAAGAAGCGGATGGAAATTCTGCAACTGGCGATGCTCAAGCCACGATTTGCTGTGCTGGATGAAACGGATTCGGGTCTCGACAGCGATGCAGTTCGCGTGGTGAGCGAAGGTTTGCGAAAGCTCTCCGGCCCACAGATGGGCGTGCTGATCATTACGCACCACGAACGGCTGCTCGAATACAACGTTCCTCAATTCACCCATGTGATGCTGGCTGGAAAGATTGTCGAAACTGGCGATGCTTCACTGGCTCGCGAGCTTCATAACGAAGGTTATTCCAAAGTCAGGCTGCGACATCCGGAAGAAGCGGCTGAAGAAGCGGCCCGTGCCAGTGGTCGTTCGTCAGAAGCAAACCGCACTGCGGAGCCTGCCAGCGTCTAG
- a CDS encoding metal-dependent hydrolase — translation MPFTPFHMGPGLLWKGLQPAGLSLITFGLAQVLIDLEPLYVLKTGKDFLGVPGHLHGISHTILGATVIGVLAGAFGRPLTHLGLWILGQSSFIPVPWRVIWWSAFFGTYSHLVLDAVMHRDVEPFVPFSRSNPLVGLIDVGTLHWFCITTALVGTVMYLSLHLWRQYNSRNVVP, via the coding sequence ATGCCATTCACACCTTTTCATATGGGGCCGGGTCTATTGTGGAAGGGGCTTCAGCCTGCGGGGCTTTCGCTGATCACCTTTGGTCTGGCGCAGGTGTTGATTGATCTGGAGCCGCTGTATGTGCTCAAAACTGGTAAAGATTTTCTCGGTGTGCCGGGCCACCTGCATGGAATCTCTCACACGATTCTGGGAGCAACCGTCATCGGTGTGCTCGCTGGTGCTTTCGGAAGGCCGCTGACACATCTGGGCCTCTGGATACTTGGCCAATCATCGTTCATCCCCGTTCCGTGGCGTGTCATCTGGTGGAGTGCATTCTTTGGCACTTATAGCCATCTCGTACTGGACGCTGTGATGCACCGGGATGTGGAACCTTTTGTGCCATTTAGTCGATCGAACCCCCTGGTGGGACTGATTGATGTAGGTACACTTCACTGGTTCTGTATCACAACGGCCCTCGTCGGGACTGTGATGTACCTCAGTCTTCACTTATGGCGGCAATACAACAGCCGGAACGTAGTTCCGTAA